In Vibrio alfacsensis, the following proteins share a genomic window:
- a CDS encoding O-antigen ligase family protein: MGLLAVILLAQQVIPKNKTNMMLALTLLVLVMSGSSTPIIAVLFIIMLKIYLSISHRITIHLKIIMLLITLYLAFLTPLVIEFIIVDVMGKDFSGSGRVDMWADILLSIDSPMLGYGFGGGFWGEFGYANGLIDPRYILLGHAHNGFVDTLIELGIFGVAFYFYCYLYPYRQHNSNKMAW, translated from the coding sequence ATGGGGTTACTCGCTGTTATCCTTCTAGCTCAACAAGTCATCCCTAAAAATAAAACAAACATGATGTTAGCCCTTACTTTACTGGTATTAGTGATGAGTGGGTCTTCAACACCAATTATCGCGGTTTTATTTATCATTATGTTAAAAATTTACTTATCGATAAGCCACCGTATTACAATTCACCTCAAAATAATCATGTTACTTATCACTCTTTATCTTGCTTTCCTCACTCCATTAGTTATCGAATTTATAATTGTTGACGTAATGGGGAAAGATTTTTCTGGCTCAGGCCGTGTGGATATGTGGGCTGATATATTGCTAAGCATTGATTCCCCTATGCTAGGGTATGGCTTTGGTGGGGGTTTTTGGGGGGAGTTCGGTTATGCAAATGGGCTCATTGACCCTAGATACATTTTATTGGGTCATGCTCACAATGGGTTTGTCGATACCCTTATCGAATTAGGTATATTTGGTGTAGCATTTTATTTTTATTGTTACTTGTACCCTTATCGACAGCACAATAGCAATAAAATGGCATGGTAG
- a CDS encoding phenylacetate--CoA ligase family protein has protein sequence MQTMMVPNFGGLNLLPDVCFFLLSYFRKTAPLYFKQLEKFKPEIIMAYPSSILLLAKFAKQTNWAPSWELNCVFTSSELFSKENQKTVKSVFGNVLDHYGQAERVAALQLCREGNYHVRQDYSIVEFIQNELGTRIVGSNVHNSAMPLTRYDTNDYVEGVNLTNQCSCGKPTPFVNRILGRDDDYVVLPNGNIVGRLDVAFKGMDSIAECQIEQVTIDELIVRYVPKDGINIAKIEMDLTQRLNERLGITANFEFIPLRNIPRTKAGKFRSVIRSKDIHCV, from the coding sequence ATGCAGACCATGATGGTCCCGAATTTTGGCGGCTTAAACCTTTTACCAGACGTCTGTTTTTTCCTCCTATCATATTTCAGAAAAACCGCCCCGCTTTATTTTAAGCAATTAGAAAAATTTAAACCTGAAATTATAATGGCATACCCTAGTTCTATCTTACTACTTGCAAAGTTTGCAAAGCAGACTAACTGGGCTCCCTCTTGGGAATTAAATTGCGTGTTTACTTCTAGTGAGCTTTTTTCAAAAGAGAATCAAAAAACGGTCAAATCTGTTTTTGGCAACGTTCTGGATCACTATGGTCAAGCAGAAAGAGTCGCTGCTTTACAGCTTTGCCGAGAAGGCAATTATCATGTCAGGCAAGATTATTCCATTGTGGAATTTATCCAAAATGAATTGGGCACAAGAATTGTTGGCTCTAATGTTCATAATTCGGCAATGCCATTAACCCGCTATGATACCAATGATTATGTTGAAGGTGTTAATTTAACAAATCAATGCTCTTGCGGAAAACCAACACCTTTTGTAAATAGGATTCTTGGTCGTGACGATGATTATGTTGTATTACCAAATGGGAATATCGTTGGACGGTTAGATGTTGCCTTTAAAGGCATGGACAGTATTGCTGAGTGCCAAATAGAGCAAGTTACTATTGATGAGTTAATTGTTAGGTACGTCCCTAAAGACGGCATTAACATAGCCAAGATTGAAATGGATTTAACTCAGCGTTTAAACGAAAGACTCGGCATTACCGCTAATTTTGAGTTTATTCCACTAAGGAATATCCCTCGAACCAAAGCAGGGAAATTTCGCTCAGTTATTCGAAGCAAGGATATTCATTGTGTCTAA
- a CDS encoding serine O-acetyltransferase: MIGKNCNISQGVTIGKINQGNKIGAPIIGNNVYIAPGAKIIGGIHIGDNVAIGANAVVVTDVPDNVTVGGIPAKIISKMDHQIISTIQIINFPQ; this comes from the coding sequence ATGATCGGTAAAAACTGCAATATATCGCAAGGTGTTACCATTGGTAAAATTAACCAGGGTAATAAAATAGGGGCTCCTATTATTGGTAATAATGTTTACATAGCACCAGGTGCAAAAATCATTGGCGGCATACACATAGGAGACAATGTCGCGATTGGAGCAAATGCGGTGGTTGTTACTGATGTACCAGATAATGTTACTGTAGGCGGAATACCTGCTAAGATAATATCTAAAATGGATCATCAGATTATATCAACAATACAGATTATTAATTTTCCGCAATGA
- a CDS encoding choice-of-anchor A family protein — MNKLISTSLVLFSAHASAIPTQYSALVFDNFNSPHSASMGALAVGNDASLNGYSIMYDNMDFPSNSYSLIVGGDLAFKNGRIYQGSVAVKGDISKVSESIYLGLASGSNIENMANLPINFDKLQKSSLESSSKLSQLENIGAVKYQWGGLYLDGDCQSDVQVFNLDGYVLEKAHTLALNCVPDGATVVVNISGDKPNFKPLSNISLADFTPHRQQTIFNLYEATSLTISGVELEGMVLAPKADINAPSGSSNVGIIANSWKGSMYLANHPFNGQLPVKKEPEPINAELKWHWQGSDFMPEYDQVMMTPITGQLNDDNGDGEIDNKDTADVIFVSFKENQYSNPGVLRAINGSDGSDLWNYHSGAVFADPRFSPATADMDNDGIVEIIVGNKVDRSAYIVDTSGVIKDRIKYAGFRNISIADVNNDSNPEILFSDGVYSYNNGYLYKFESWGPDPIALDYNLDGDLEVFANATLYNQFGDVLWSDTKHDYFWFSAVANLDDDAEPEFITSIPGKDATSHQLLAVYEHDGTLKWQVEDLSKLGGGVQSVSNFLSGSQLGIVSASVDNVRMFDAAGNVVWSYSIDDPSSYKVGVSAYDFDGDGRDEAIVQDQFKVVILDGNTGRERLSIPNSSGTLYEYPIIVDLEGDDNAELIVVSNNYDARLGTNSGVRAFKSKDSMWKNATRIWNQHSYHQTNISQDGKVPVVEKPSWLLNNSYRSSTLR; from the coding sequence ATGAACAAATTAATTAGTACAAGCCTTGTGCTTTTTAGTGCACACGCATCTGCAATACCAACTCAATACAGCGCTTTGGTATTCGACAATTTTAACTCTCCTCATTCTGCTAGTATGGGCGCGTTAGCTGTAGGTAATGATGCTAGTTTAAATGGTTACAGCATTATGTATGACAATATGGATTTCCCATCGAATAGTTATTCGCTTATTGTTGGTGGTGATCTTGCTTTCAAAAATGGCAGAATCTACCAAGGAAGTGTTGCTGTCAAAGGTGATATATCGAAAGTATCAGAGTCAATTTATTTGGGCTTAGCCAGTGGAAGCAACATCGAAAATATGGCTAACTTACCCATTAATTTTGATAAGTTGCAGAAAAGTAGTTTGGAGTCTTCGTCAAAGCTTAGCCAATTAGAAAACATTGGAGCAGTCAAATATCAGTGGGGTGGATTATACTTGGATGGAGATTGCCAAAGCGACGTGCAAGTTTTCAACCTGGACGGTTATGTGTTAGAAAAAGCGCACACACTCGCGCTTAATTGTGTACCAGACGGTGCGACCGTTGTAGTCAATATCAGCGGAGATAAACCAAACTTTAAACCTTTGAGCAATATTAGTTTGGCGGACTTCACTCCTCACCGTCAGCAAACTATCTTCAATTTATATGAAGCGACATCATTAACTATCTCAGGTGTCGAACTTGAAGGCATGGTATTAGCGCCTAAAGCGGATATCAACGCCCCATCCGGTTCCTCTAATGTTGGTATTATTGCCAATAGTTGGAAAGGTTCTATGTACTTAGCCAACCACCCATTTAATGGCCAGTTACCGGTGAAAAAAGAACCAGAACCAATTAACGCTGAATTAAAGTGGCATTGGCAAGGCAGTGATTTTATGCCGGAATATGATCAAGTTATGATGACGCCTATCACGGGCCAACTCAATGACGACAACGGTGATGGTGAAATTGATAACAAGGATACTGCTGATGTAATATTTGTGAGTTTTAAAGAGAATCAGTATTCAAACCCGGGAGTGTTAAGAGCAATAAATGGTAGCGACGGCTCTGATTTATGGAACTATCATAGTGGAGCTGTATTTGCTGATCCTCGCTTCTCTCCAGCAACAGCTGACATGGATAATGATGGCATTGTTGAAATCATAGTCGGAAATAAGGTGGATAGGTCTGCTTACATTGTCGACACTTCTGGTGTAATCAAAGATAGAATTAAATATGCTGGTTTTAGGAACATTTCTATTGCTGATGTTAATAATGACTCAAACCCAGAAATACTGTTTTCAGATGGTGTATATTCTTATAATAATGGTTATTTGTACAAATTCGAATCATGGGGGCCTGACCCAATTGCATTAGATTATAATTTAGACGGTGATCTTGAAGTCTTTGCCAATGCGACATTATATAATCAGTTTGGTGACGTATTATGGTCAGATACTAAGCATGACTATTTTTGGTTTTCTGCCGTTGCTAATTTAGATGATGATGCAGAACCAGAGTTTATAACTTCCATTCCAGGAAAAGATGCTACCTCACACCAATTGTTAGCCGTATATGAACACGATGGTACTTTAAAATGGCAAGTTGAAGATCTAAGCAAACTGGGTGGTGGTGTACAGTCTGTATCGAACTTTCTTTCTGGATCTCAATTAGGCATTGTTTCGGCTTCAGTCGACAATGTAAGAATGTTTGATGCTGCTGGTAATGTTGTTTGGTCTTACTCTATAGATGACCCTTCTAGCTATAAAGTCGGTGTAAGCGCTTATGATTTCGATGGTGATGGCCGCGACGAGGCTATCGTTCAGGATCAATTCAAAGTCGTAATTTTAGACGGCAATACTGGTAGGGAACGCTTGTCTATTCCTAATTCAAGTGGAACACTTTATGAGTATCCTATCATCGTGGATCTTGAAGGGGATGATAATGCTGAATTAATTGTTGTCTCAAACAATTATGACGCTCGTTTAGGCACTAATTCTGGCGTCCGGGCTTTTAAATCGAAAGACAGTATGTGGAAAAATGCGACCCGTATTTGGAATCAGCATTCTTATCATCAAACCAATATTTCACAAGATGGTAAAGTGCCTGTGGTTGAAAAACCGAGCTGGCTTTTGAATAATTCTTATCGTTCTAGTACGCTTCGATAA
- a CDS encoding lipopolysaccharide biosynthesis protein, which yields MANNIFKSILTLATGSISSSVIVAFSLPLLSRLYTPSEFGIFGIYLTIIGLVSLVGCGKLETALMLTSRENERMILLKTCNILAICTILIFALPLLLFHTQFANYLGTKSIIPVVLLLPGALLMCWYNIFTVNANSSRMYMAVSKGTFYRAIVLVVLQAIFSYVFYGANGLILGVF from the coding sequence ATGGCGAACAACATCTTTAAAAGCATCCTAACTCTTGCAACTGGATCAATTTCATCTAGCGTTATCGTGGCATTTTCATTGCCCTTATTGTCACGTTTATACACACCCTCAGAATTTGGTATTTTTGGCATTTATTTAACTATCATTGGTTTAGTGTCATTAGTAGGATGTGGCAAATTAGAAACCGCACTTATGCTCACGTCACGTGAAAATGAACGCATGATACTGCTTAAAACATGTAACATACTCGCTATTTGCACTATCTTGATATTTGCACTACCACTACTCTTATTCCATACACAGTTTGCAAATTACCTTGGAACGAAGAGCATAATTCCAGTGGTGCTTTTATTGCCAGGCGCTCTCTTGATGTGTTGGTACAACATATTTACGGTCAACGCAAACAGTTCAAGAATGTATATGGCAGTTTCCAAGGGCACTTTTTACAGAGCAATCGTTCTTGTGGTGCTTCAAGCAATATTTAGTTATGTTTTTTATGGTGCTAATGGTCTTATACTTGGAGTATTCTGA
- a CDS encoding glycosyltransferase family 4 protein, producing the protein MKTIVSDPTKVHVIYNAVDTLDLNRSNIDQGRILFLGRLGERKGVKDLIDAFAIVLKQYPDCRLTLGGDGDIATFKQQVKNLGISNNVDFLGWVAGEQKKIWLSKADVYCLPSYNEGFPMGVLEAMSANIPVVASTAGGIPDAIENSVDGLLIEAGDVEMLATHLKL; encoded by the coding sequence ATGAAAACTATCGTTAGTGACCCAACTAAAGTCCATGTTATCTATAACGCAGTTGATACACTAGATCTCAACCGAAGTAATATTGACCAAGGACGTATTCTATTTCTCGGACGACTCGGGGAACGCAAGGGGGTAAAAGATCTTATTGATGCATTTGCAATCGTCTTAAAACAATACCCTGATTGTCGTCTTACCCTAGGTGGTGACGGCGATATAGCGACTTTCAAACAGCAAGTAAAAAATTTAGGTATTTCTAATAATGTTGACTTCCTGGGCTGGGTTGCTGGCGAGCAAAAAAAGATTTGGCTAAGTAAAGCGGATGTCTACTGTTTGCCGAGCTATAACGAAGGGTTCCCAATGGGCGTACTAGAGGCTATGTCCGCAAATATCCCCGTCGTAGCTTCAACCGCCGGCGGTATTCCAGATGCAATTGAAAACAGTGTTGATGGCCTATTAATCGAGGCAGGTGATGTTGAAATGTTAGCGACTCACTTAAAACTATGA
- a CDS encoding glycosyltransferase family 4 protein, translating to MVKLLPMAIATKNNTHQVAMLNSSNVFGLPSQIKKAIAVKNIPTFDKIIFGNQTLVDEFKHKHPKFSDRFSVLYNGVDIKKFPFNKSTPQQSELPVICMVAKLRPEKRHLDVLKAISNLNAKDFPVKLLAVGGIHLEFVEFADELKRFCVDNSIEHLVDFVGETKDVGQYLQASDLFLMPSHETFSNALLEAMAYGTPVLGADIGGTAEIIEDNQTGYLYQFSNVDNLTERLYEILQDLPGTLK from the coding sequence ATGGTTAAATTACTACCAATGGCGATTGCCACAAAAAACAATACTCATCAAGTTGCAATGCTAAATTCAAGTAATGTGTTTGGCCTTCCGTCACAGATAAAAAAAGCGATCGCGGTTAAAAATATTCCTACATTTGATAAAATCATTTTTGGCAACCAGACCCTAGTTGATGAGTTTAAACATAAACACCCAAAGTTTAGTGATAGATTCTCTGTTCTCTACAACGGTGTCGACATTAAAAAGTTTCCTTTTAATAAATCAACACCTCAACAATCAGAGTTACCCGTAATTTGTATGGTTGCCAAATTAAGGCCTGAAAAGCGACATTTAGATGTATTAAAAGCGATATCAAACCTTAATGCCAAGGATTTTCCAGTAAAGCTTCTCGCTGTCGGGGGAATCCATCTAGAGTTTGTTGAGTTTGCCGATGAACTAAAACGTTTTTGTGTTGATAATAGTATTGAGCACCTTGTTGACTTTGTTGGTGAGACTAAAGATGTCGGACAATATTTACAGGCGTCAGATTTATTTTTAATGCCATCACACGAGACTTTTTCTAATGCTCTTCTAGAAGCCATGGCATACGGTACTCCGGTATTAGGGGCCGATATAGGAGGAACAGCTGAAATAATAGAAGATAATCAAACTGGTTATTTGTATCAATTTTCAAATGTAGACAATCTTACTGAGCGCCTATATGAAATACTTCAAGATTTGCCTGGTACATTAAAATAA